In Struthio camelus isolate bStrCam1 chromosome 20, bStrCam1.hap1, whole genome shotgun sequence, the DNA window ATGGGAGATGACAGGAAACGCTGCTGCCTTACAGGGGAAGTTCACAGCATGTGCAAGGATCAAagcgcccccagctctgccctcctgtTGCACCACGGCTGCTGGAGCTACCCCAGCTCGGGTAAAGCCGCCCtcctcagcacagcagggccagcaagTCTGCGCGAGGCCGCGTACGCCAGTCACAGCCCTGGCCAGGTTCTCTctggctccttcctgcccagccccaCGCTGGGGTTTTATCGCTTCCTTCCACGGGGCTCCCAGCCATTGCGTTTGGCTCGGTAACCCTGTGATGGGCTCTCGCCTGACTCCACTGCTTTGCTCCCAAGGGATGGTGCCAGTCTCCGCTCCTGCTGCCGGACACAGCAAAggcaggggagaggcagcaggtagTTTTGATTCAGCTGCATCTTCACCTCCCCACGGAACCGGTTCTCCCACTGTTGGGCCGCACCAGCAGGATGAGGGCCAAGGAGAACCTGTGGACATTGGCAGGACCTTTCAGAGCAAGGCTGTAGGCGTTGCCAGGGCCATGCGCAGCAGTGCCCCAGTGATGTGCAGGAGAATCCATCCCTGCTTCCCTGCACGCCTACTGCACCTCTGCACTgaacacaggaggaggagagaccaaAACCTTGCAGACCTTTACTGAGGGCGATTCCAACTCATTGCAGTGTGAGGGACCTGCCAGGGCTCCACACCTAAGGGGAGAAGCTGCTGCCAGGAGAAGAGACCCCACAGTGAGAAGATGGAGTTCTGCAGTGCCTGTCCGCTCGGCCCCAGCCATGCTGGCGCGCAGAGCCTTGGCGAGGGCAGGAACCAAGCCAGCAGCTGACAGCTGTGGTTGGAACCGCATTCATTAGTGGAGGAGCCAAATGCTTCCTTTGCAGTCCAGGGCACAAGCATCCTCCCCATTCCCTCGGCTGGATGACTGCAGGAGGGGATGCAGGCAGACCTGCCAGAGAACAGCAGAACACGGCACTGTCCTGCATCCTCCGCCAGGCCAGCTTCACAGGGATCCCTCTTCATAAACATAAGCCCACCAGGACCATGGTTAGCCCCTCCAGCAGGCTAAGGGAGAACGCAAGTCTGCCTTTCCCAAGCCCAGAGTCTTCTTTCTGTTCTCTACATCTTGAACCCAATTAAAAACCCAACAAACCACAcgtaaacagttttaaaaaacataagGAACAAACTACTAGACACAGGAAGAGTAGAGGAGAACAGCTTCCCAGAGGCCGAGCTCCTGACAGGTCAGAGCTAGACTCACACTCTGGTAGCTACAGCTGCTGTGCCCTCACAGTTCCTCCCCACAGCACAGGCCAAAGCCACTGCCGCTACACGTAGCTCCAGCTGAGGAGCAGATCCGTCATAGCTGGAGTTCTGGTCCCTTTCGAAATGGCTCCTCCTGTAGGTCAGAGTTTTGCTTCCCTTTGGTCCGTGAGCTGTAAATTatacccagtcacacctctccaGGTAGGAACATTGGAGAGAGAGCAGCCAGCTCAGCACCATTTCTACTGCAGAGGAGAGCTTTGGAGGAGGTGTCCACTTGGTGCTGCAGGCAAAGTCTTTCCCCAGCTAAGATGTTGAAGGGTGGATGCCTTCTCCTCAACTCTCTCAGTTGGGACTTCAGTCTGATTTCTTCACAGGTTTCCTGCTCTTCCACATCACAATCGCTATGAAAATGCCTATCATGCCAAAGAGGATAGATTCAATCAGAAAATTTCCAATTACTGGCACTTTTGAAATACACTGCAGTGAGAAACACAACctcagcaaagagggagagaaacaaCTCCACTGTCCAGAAGCTCGGACAACTGAAGGTACAGATGTGTGCGCACAAACACACATCACCAGAGCCTATGCCACAGTTCCAGTGCTACGCTGAGCTCTTGCTGCAAGAGCCACAGGCAGCATGTCACAAGTGTCATGCAGCAGCTAACCCCCTAGCAACCGTCTTCTCTCTTTCTAATTTAGAAACCTCTAATTAGAACTACAGAGATAACACTCACCTATaaatagcagcagcaggagcccggCCGCCACAGGGATAATAACGGCATACTCCCTGGGCAAGAAGTACTGATGGATCCCATGGTCGCTGTCGATGAACGGCTGCAGGAAACAGAGGGGCATGAGCAGGTGGGCACAGCACGAGGGCCAGTCACCAGCACCTGCAGCCTCGTGGTTTCAAAAGCAGGATGGAAACATCAGGCTAGAAAAGATGCCTAAAAAAAGGGTGGCTACACCTGCCTGTGGCTACGGCCACTGTGcaacagcactgcagctgcagcaaacacGGTAACAAAAGGCAGCCAAGTGCTTCAGCGGTTAGCAGTGCAGGGAGTGCAGAGCGTGAGAGGGGCTgtacacagcactggcacaggaGCCCCAAAGCTCAGGGTCTCAAGCTGGCTTCCTGCTTGGTGCTGAACACATCAAATCTCTGGACTTTCTAGTGTTTGTAAAAGGGAGCAGATAGCACTTGATTTGTTTCATGGAGATCCTGCCAAGATTCCTTAGCTGAGGAAAGTGGAATACTTTGGACACTAGAGAGCAGTGTAATGATTGCTAGGTAGCAGAGAGTATACCTACCAAGCTCATAAGATTACAAACGATATCAATCCATATTAGACCACAGAGTAAGCAGACTGTAGGGGGGAACCCAAAACTCTCAGAGCTTAGACGGGAAGCTGCTAGGAATCCAGACATCAGCCCAAGGCTGAACCAGACCTCTTGCACCTGGAGATCTCACAGGGAGACATTTCTTTCCAGGATTTCCAGGGAGAATACCACTCATCACCCCAGCTGATTTGTCGGGGAAGTGGACAAACTGTCCGGCTCGCAACCAATTTTCTAGAGCTCCATGTTCCCTAAACTCTTCTCCTTACTGGGCTCCAGATTTAGTAAGTAGAGTCTCTTTTTATACTTCCCCCTGTCACCTCCCACCAGAACCAGGAATCAGAAGACAGCAAAAATGAACATTCATGACAACAATCCTTATCCGACACCTCCAGAATGGCAGGCTTTAGCTCTCGATGACTGTTCAGGTCAGTCTCAACTTTTACACTGGCCAAACCTGTCTGTctcagagcagcagggcaggtggCAGAGTCTAAGCTTGATCTTACCCAGACAAGGGCAGGCACACCTAGAAAGAGCAAGGTGTGCACCAGCAAACTACAGGAAGTTCTACACTGACATTTTTCACCAGGAAGCTAGCAAAGCAGAGTTCTTTCAGACACAAGGACACATCGGCACCTAAATAAAGTCTAGGCAAACACAGCAGCCAAGTTACCGAGATTACAATAGGTAGAGCAAGACCCATACCAGTATGATGATCCAGATGGTGTAGTAAACAAAGAGAACAAGGCTGAAGGCTACCAAGCCAAATCCAACCACCTGGTCTGTTGCTGTGGCCTGCAAAGTAAGAGAGAGTCAGAGCAGGATCAGCACGTTGTGGTGTCTGAGCAGGAACAGTTAACGGGCATATGCTATTTATCGTGCTCCAGCTTATAAGAACGTATGGCTgcagtactgaaagaaaaaaagaacgcAAGGGAAGAAACCTGGGCAGCAAAAATGATTTATCACAAGTGCTTCAGTGAGAACAGCCGTGCCCTCCTGCTCTGGAACGGTCAGGGATTTCGTGTCCTGCCGCTACAGCAGACACACAAGTTGTACACTCCAGCAATTCTGACGAACTGCTTTGAAGTACTAACTCCCAGCCCACACCAACACAACCCTCTGCTGAGCTCCAGCAGGCTTCAGGCTACCTGGTCCGATCACTGCAACAGATAGACGGAAACCCTGGAAAAGCCCAGACAGACTGCCGGGGACTGGGAGGGGTTCAGACTCTCTATCCGTAAGCCTGCAATGCATAAAGCGCCACACTTCGGAAGGCATTGTGCTATTCGGGCTATTTCCTGAGGAACACGCAAAATGAAGAGTCGGAACATTTAACACCATGAAAACCCCAGTACTTGTCAGAGGCAGGTACTCCGGGCCAAATTTCAGTTTGGCCCCTTCTAAATTGCCTCCCTCTTCAGCTCCAGAGTAGTCTTCACACTCAGTGCCTTCTCTGTGCTAAAACAGCGTTAAAGAGGACGAGCCATGACCCAACTCCATTGTGACACCAGCGGGTCAAGTATGGACATGCTGAGGCTCACTGCCTCCAAAGGAGCTCAAAGTGCCATTCATCACAAAGCCAGGTCACCCTGGGCCACTGGGCACTACAGCTACAGGAGCGAGGGAGCTGGGAAGGAACTGGGAAGACTGGCTAatacaccagggggctgtgctgccagtcggGGACCACCACAGCCTGGAGAAATGGGCGGAGAAGAACTTTCCGAAGTTCCTCAACAGTCCTTCAACAAAgaaaagtgcaaagtcctgcacctggggaggaataccCCCATGCATTAAGAAAGGCTGGGGCCACCTAGCTTgagagcagccctgcagaaaagGACTTGGGGAGTCCTAGTAGACACAAAagttggacatgagccagcactatgcccttgtggccaagaaggccaatggtaacctgggctgcatcaggcagagcaTTGCTggcaggtcgagggaggcgatcctgtccctttactcagccctggtgaggccacacctggagtgccgGGTCCcaggctgggctccccagtacaagagagacatggagctcctagagcgagtccagcggagggtcacaaagatgactgagggactggagcatctctcatatgaggaggagctgagagagctgggactgttcagcctgcagaagagaaggctcggggggacgggatctgatcagtgtgtaaaAATATCTGATAGGAGGGTGTCAAAAGGACAGGGACACActcttagtggtgcccagtgacaggacgagaggcaagaGGCACCAAGCGGAACACAGGAAACTCactctgagcatgaggaaaaacttctttactgcgagggtggctgagcgctggaacaggtcgcccagagaggttgtggcatctccagccctggagatagtcaaaactcaatgggacacagccctgagcagcctgctcccgcggaccctgctccagcaggggttGGGGCAgccgatctccagaggtccctgcccacCCCTACCGCTCCGTGATTCTGGGAGAGATGCAGGGGAAAGGAACCAGCGCTCACAGCTGGCCCCCAACCTCCGCGCTCCTGAGGCCCGAGGAGGTCAAGGGGGAAACGGCGCTTGCAAGGCAAAGCGGAGGGGGCAGCAACTCCGCACTGCCCCACAGCGAGGGGGCAACAACCCCCTCAgccccctgctgccccacagcgaGGGGGCAACGACCCCCCCACAGCGGGGCAATAACCTCCCCCCACCTCTTCCGCCCCACAGAGGGAAACACCCCCCCAAAGAGGGGCAACAGCCTCCCCCAGACCCCAACGCCCGCACGGAAGGGGCAACAACCCCCGAGATGGCGggttccccccgccccaggccccTCACGACGGCCCGGGGGCAGCAGACTCCCCCCCGCCCACTCACCATGGCGACGAGCAGCTCCGAGTTCCCTCCCCGCCAGCAGCGCTCTTCCGGGAGCTTTCAGCCAATCAGCGAGCAGCGTTTCAGCCacgcccgcccgccgggcctgACGGGAGCAAGCCCGCCGTCACGCTCGCGGCAGACAGCCAATCAGCGGGGAAGGGCTCCGGCCCCCACGGCATTGTGGGAAATGTAGGCGCGCCCCCCACCCTGAGCATCACGGGAAGTGTAGtccggggggagggaggtggccaCAGGGCCCTGAGGCTCCTTTAGGCTACTTCTTTATTCCAACATTTTAATTCACCACTTCCTACAGTAACCGCACTTTAATTTTAATATCGacctaattttatttattaataatttaaatatacattttattgttcttactatttttaatttgatACTTAGCAATTTTTAAAGCGGTGCCCCgcagccgggggcagcggggccagaCCGGACCCCCCTCAGCTCGCAGTGCCTGGAGGCgacgggcagggccgggggccgcTCTGCCCCTCGCCAGGTGGCCGCCGTTTCGGGCTGCGCCGCTGGGTCCCCGTCGCTTCGCTGCAGGGCGGCAGGAGGGCGTTTCGCTCCTCGGCGGGCGGttggggaaggcggcggcggccgccgtgcTCATCCCCCTCCCTTTGCGCGGCCGCAGGCCCAGCTGGGATAGATCTAGCAGGGAGATGTCCAGGACTGTGATCGCAACCAGAGAGGGAGTGAGGggatttatgaaaaaataatttcccacAAAACCCTGAACTACTaccattttgagatttttttttcttttttaacccttAAGCAGTGGACTTTGCCAACGACCCCCGGGCTCGTGGTTGCCCAGGGCCATGAGAAAAAAGGGGACACGCAAACAGGAGGAAAACGCATCagaaaagctctgctgctgccccccccttACATCTTGCCACAGGGACAAAGCCAAGAAAACCTCTGTCACCGCAGTTTCTGACCCATAAAGCCGACACCCTCGTTGCCAACATTTCTGGTGGCACCAAGTCCGCTCTTCAGCCCAAAGTGAGCTCTTGCCCGTGGCGAGCCCAAGGCCTGCGTTCGCCGGCCATCGATAGCTGTGCAGAAGCccagggagcctccgcagccCTGCGGGGCTAGGCAGGACGCGCAGCACCGCACGGGTGCCCAGCCAGACTGGGGAGAATGGAAATGCCGGTGGCAGGAGGCTGAAGGGTCCCATGCAGCACGACTTCGGTGCCATCACCTGGCTGAAGGAAAGGACAGAGGTGTTTCCCAGCACTgccctccctttcctttcccagcaGGTTGATCTGGTTTTGATTTGTACCAACCTCTGCTGTCAGAGTTTTGATGGAAGTGACTCATCTCAAAGCTAACCAGCTGAAAAACAGCTCCAAAACGCGAGTTACTTGCACCCTGCGTCACAGAGCGATTCCTCCATGCACACACTGCAgctggaggaaagggaaaagcgaGAGCAAGTGGCTGAGGGCCAACAGAGATCCTCCAAGCGAGGGGAAGCAgcagagggaaagggggagacCCCAAACAGGACTGAAAGGCGTGGATGGTTTGGAGCACGCGGCTGAGGTGTTGACTGGGCTGGTGAAACGGcctcagcctctgcccaggctcaGGAGGTCCCTCcccagtcacagctcccctccagcctttgcagccagcagcaggTCCTGCACCGCAGCAGGACAAGGCCCTTCAAGCACAGCCTCTGCTGGGATGCGGCAGCATTCGGGCACACGAGATGTTGCTGGCAACTCGCCTTCGTGGCGGTTCACCCTCCCCCTGGAGTTCAGGCTGTGCCctgtttccctcccccttctcacGCCGACAGGGAAGGCTGGCAGGGATCTCCCTGCCCTCGCAACACAGCTGCCAAGGAAATCCTGGAGGGCAGAAGCCAAATCCTACTCCTGGGCCCTGTGTGCCAGCACTTGACCCTTTTGCTTCCTTAGCACATATTTTTGAAGTCAAAGGAcatacacccccacccccacccccacatccccccaaacaaacaaacaaacaacacaacaacaaaaaagcccaaGCAGAATCAGTGTGAAGTACCAAAAACCTTTATTTTCCCCCAACCCATAACAACATTCGACATCATACTGATTTCCTCATATATTTGTTATTTCTCTACGTTAGGAACCAGatacagaaaatacaaacacAATCTGTTGAATCAAAGACGGCACAGCATTccattagaaaaagaaacaaaactagagGAGCAAGataaaaatggtgaaaaataGTCATTCCCTCCAGCCCAAACTTTCCaagaatcatcatcatcatcatcaaaataGAGCAGTGGAAGTAGCTTCTCTTTCTAAACGCActtctgcttttaagaaaaaagttagaTTTATCTTtagatttcaaagtaaaaaaatgtTAAACTATCTTTCAAGCAATTTTGGAAGTTTGCATAGACCCATTCCCTTTCCAAAAATATCAGTGATCTCTCTATAGAATCTGATATAAATCAAGTGCGCACCTCATCTGAAGATCACCAAGCTCAATaactttcaagaaaataaaacgatctccccttcccctccctcccccccacaaaaATACGGGCTCTACCATTATGTTTGAGGCAAGTTAGGAGGCTCAGCCACACCTCCAGCTCAAAGCTTCATCCAAATTCCTTTTGTTTCCCAGGTTTCCATGCTGGCTCCCTCCCGACGCGTAGGGGCGACCGCGACATGGACGA includes these proteins:
- the DPM2 gene encoding dolichol phosphate-mannose biosynthesis regulatory protein isoform X1 encodes the protein MLRATATDQVVGFGLVAFSLVLFVYYTIWIIILPFIDSDHGIHQYFLPREYAVIIPVAAGLLLLLFIGIFIAIVMWKSRKPVKKSD
- the DPM2 gene encoding dolichol phosphate-mannose biosynthesis regulatory protein isoform X2; the encoded protein is MATATDQVVGFGLVAFSLVLFVYYTIWIIILPFIDSDHGIHQYFLPREYAVIIPVAAGLLLLLFIGIFIAIVMWKSRKPVKKSD